A window of the Thalassospira indica genome harbors these coding sequences:
- a CDS encoding ABC transporter permease, which translates to MWTRSLFSPKTDIDKGTYVALSLISVAIVMALWCLLTYGGITPKDFLAAPHEVVAAGIKRIANMSLFEHMWASLVVILSGFILASVFAVPIGILMGSFRAVQALIEPITGFMRYIPVSALIPLLILWIGIGVEQKIMVIFLGTFFQQLILISDVSARISKDLIDCAYTLGADRRRVVTRVLVPACMPGVMDNLRVTMGWAWTYLVVAELVAADTGLGYMILNAMRGLFTDVILLGVFTIGILGLITDFFFKWARRRLLPWSADF; encoded by the coding sequence ATGTGGACCAGATCCCTTTTCTCGCCCAAGACCGATATCGACAAGGGCACCTATGTCGCCCTGTCACTGATTTCGGTTGCTATTGTCATGGCCCTTTGGTGCTTGCTCACCTATGGCGGGATCACGCCCAAGGACTTCCTTGCCGCCCCGCATGAAGTGGTGGCCGCCGGCATCAAGCGCATCGCCAATATGTCGCTGTTTGAACATATGTGGGCAAGCCTTGTTGTCATCCTGTCGGGCTTTATCCTTGCCTCCGTTTTTGCCGTTCCCATCGGCATCCTGATGGGCAGTTTCCGCGCGGTGCAGGCGCTGATTGAACCGATCACCGGTTTCATGCGCTATATCCCGGTTTCCGCCCTGATCCCGCTTCTGATCCTGTGGATCGGCATCGGGGTCGAACAGAAAATCATGGTGATTTTCCTCGGTACCTTTTTCCAACAGCTAATTTTGATTTCCGACGTTTCCGCCCGGATTTCCAAGGACCTGATTGATTGCGCCTACACCCTTGGTGCGGACCGCCGTCGCGTTGTCACCCGTGTGCTGGTTCCGGCCTGCATGCCCGGTGTGATGGATAACCTGCGGGTTACCATGGGCTGGGCCTGGACCTATCTGGTGGTGGCCGAACTGGTCGCAGCCGACACCGGCCTTGGCTACATGATCCTGAACGCCATGCGCGGGCTGTTTACCGATGTGATTTTGCTCGGTGTCTTTACCATCGGCATTCTGGGTCTGATCACCGACTTCTTCTTTAAATGGGCACGCCGGCGCTTGCTGCCCTGGTCTGCTGATTTTTAA
- a CDS encoding ABC transporter ATP-binding protein produces MSKLSLRDITVRFEPKGKPPVLALDDVSLDVANDTFSVIVGPSGCGKSTLLRLVAGLETPTSGRLELDGDPINGPSADRGMVFQSYTLFPWLTVRENVMFGPKLKNLSKSECEDIADDLIKAVHLEGFEKSYPKELSGGMRQRVALARALANDPRILLMDEPFGALDSQTRQMMQELLLDVWQSRRKTVLFITHDIDEAIFLGDEVHVMSARPGLIKQSLDIAIPRPRHIDALTSPEFMDYKRTVLSLMHDEAIKAEDAANHRKSA; encoded by the coding sequence ATGAGCAAGCTTTCCCTCCGTGACATCACGGTCCGTTTCGAACCCAAGGGCAAACCACCGGTTCTGGCCCTTGATGATGTATCGCTTGATGTTGCCAATGACACCTTTTCGGTGATTGTCGGCCCGTCGGGCTGTGGCAAATCAACGTTGCTGCGCCTTGTCGCCGGGCTTGAAACCCCGACATCGGGGCGGCTTGAGCTTGACGGCGATCCGATCAATGGCCCGTCTGCGGATCGCGGCATGGTGTTTCAAAGCTACACCCTGTTTCCCTGGCTCACGGTCCGCGAAAACGTCATGTTCGGGCCGAAGCTTAAAAACCTTTCGAAATCCGAATGCGAAGACATCGCCGATGATCTGATCAAGGCGGTTCACCTCGAAGGGTTCGAGAAATCATATCCCAAGGAACTTTCGGGCGGCATGCGCCAACGTGTGGCACTGGCCCGGGCACTGGCCAATGATCCGCGCATTTTGTTGATGGATGAACCGTTTGGCGCGCTGGATAGCCAGACCCGTCAGATGATGCAGGAATTGCTGCTTGATGTCTGGCAAAGCCGCCGCAAGACGGTGCTGTTCATCACGCATGACATTGACGAGGCGATTTTCCTTGGTGATGAAGTGCATGTGATGTCGGCCCGCCCCGGCCTGATCAAGCAGTCGCTTGATATCGCGATCCCGCGCCCGCGCCATATCGATGCCCTGACCAGCCCGGAATTCATGGATTACAAGCGCACGGTCCTGTCGCTAATGCATGACGAAGCAATCAAAGCCGAAGACGCCGCCAACCACCGCAAATCGGCCTAA